A region of Diospyros lotus cultivar Yz01 chromosome 3, ASM1463336v1, whole genome shotgun sequence DNA encodes the following proteins:
- the LOC127798103 gene encoding calcium-dependent protein kinase 7-like isoform X1 yields MGNCCVTASDSLSDKKKVKKKNKPNPFAINFGTTNASEIVNKLSVLRDPTGHDISQRYSLGRELGRGVFGITYLATDLETGERFACKSISKEKLRTAVDIEDVRREVQIMKHLPEHPNIVSLKDTFEDNNAVHIVMELCEGGELLDQIVARAHYTERASALIMQTIVEVVQTCHRHSVMHRDLKPENFLFANKKEMAPLKAIDFGLSIFFKPGDHFTEIVGSPYYMAPEVLKRDYGPQIDVWSAGVILYILLCGSPPFWADTEQGLAQAIICSVIDFQRDPWPKVSDNAKDLVKRMLDPDPKTRLTAQEVLEHPWLQNAKKAPNVPLGETVEARLKQFSVMNKLKKRALGVIAEHLSTEEVAGIKEAFDMMDTTKRGKINLEELRMGLQKRGHQIPHSDLQILMEVADVDGDGWLSYGEFVAMSIHLRKMANDEHLHKAFSFFDQNQSSYIEIDELRDALSDEDHAGSEQVIKAIMNDVDTNKDGRISYAEFAAMMKAGTDWRKASRQYSRERFKSLSLKLMWDGSLHLNSKKVGLVEPGGQN; encoded by the exons ATGGGAAATTGCTGTGTCACCGCGTCTGATTCTTTGTCTGATAAGAAAAaggtaaagaagaagaacaagccGAACCCGTTTGCAATTAATTTTGGTACAACCAATGCATCTGAAATTGTAAACAAGCTCTCTGTATTGAGGGATCCGACAGGTCATGACATTTCACAGCGATACAGCCTGGGTCGCGAGCTCGGGAGAGGTGTGTTTGGGATCACATACTTGGCCACCGATTTAGAAACAGGCGAAAGATTTGCTTGCAAATCCATATCCAAGGAGAAGCTGAGGACTGCAGTAGATATCGAGGACGTGAGAAGGGAGGTTCAGATCATGAAGCATTTGCCAGAGCATCCCAACATTGTGAGCTTGAAGGATACTTTTGAGGATAACAATGCAGTTCACATAGTGATGGAATTGTGCGAAGGTGGAGAGTTGTTGGACCAGATTGTGGCTAGGGCGCATTACACAGAGAGGGCGTCTGCTTTGATTATGCAAACAATTGTGGAGGTTGTGCAG ACTTGTCATAGGCACAGCGTGATGCATCGCGATCTGAAACCCGAGAATTTTCTTTTCGCAAACAAGAAGGAAATGGCACCCCTGAAGGCAATTGACTTTGGGctgtcaatttttttcaaacccG GTGATCACTTTACTGAGATAGTGGGAAGTCCATATTACATGGCTCCTGAGGTTCTAAAACGCGATTATGGGCCACAAATTGATGTCTGGAGTGCTGGAGTTATCCTTTACATTCTACTTTGTGGTTCTCCGCCTTTCTGGGCAG ACACCGAACAAGGACTGGCACAAGCAATTATTTGCTCTGTAATTGATTTTCAGAGAGACCCTTGGCCTAAAGTTTCTGATAATGCAAAGGATCTGGTAAAGAGAATGCTCGATCCAGACCCAAAGACAAGGCTTACAGCTCAGGAGGTGCTCG AACATCCTTGGTTACAAAATGCGAAGAAGGCTCCAAATGTGCCACTTGGTGAGACTGTGGAAGCAAGGCTTAAACAGTTCTCTGTAATGAACAAGCTGAAGAAAAGAGCACTTGGG GTGATTGCAGAGCATTTGTCGACGGAGGAAGTGGCTGGTATAAAGGAAGCGTTTGATATGATGGACACTACCAAGAGAGGCAAGATAAACCTCGAGGAGCTTAGGATGGGGCTGCAAAAGCGCGGTCACCAGATCCCTCACTCGGATCTTCAAATCCTAATGGAAGTA GCTGATGTCGATGGAGACGGATGGCTGAGCTATGGAGAGTTTGTCGCCATGTCCATTCATCTAAGGAAAATGGCCAACGACGAGCACTTGCATAAAGCCTTCTCATTCTTCGATCAAAACCAGAGCAGTTACATAGAGATTGATGAGCTTCGGGACGCCTTGAGCGATGAAGATCATGCTGGCAGTGAGCAAGTCATCAAAGCCATTATGAACGATGTCGATACCAATAAG GATGGGCGCATAAGCTATGCGGAATTTGCTGCAATGATGAAGGCTGGAACAGATTGGAGGAAAGCATCCAGGCAATATTCGCGGGAAAGATTCAAAAGCCTCAGCTTGAAGCTGATGTGGGATGGTTCATTACACTTGAATAGCAAAAAGGTTGGGTTAGTTGAACCAGGGGGCCAAAACTAG
- the LOC127798103 gene encoding calcium-dependent protein kinase 7-like isoform X3 produces MKHLPEHPNIVSLKDTFEDNNAVHIVMELCEGGELLDQIVARAHYTERASALIMQTIVEVVQTCHRHSVMHRDLKPENFLFANKKEMAPLKAIDFGLSIFFKPGDHFTEIVGSPYYMAPEVLKRDYGPQIDVWSAGVILYILLCGSPPFWADTEQGLAQAIICSVIDFQRDPWPKVSDNAKDLVKRMLDPDPKTRLTAQEVLEHPWLQNAKKAPNVPLGETVEARLKQFSVMNKLKKRALGVIAEHLSTEEVAGIKEAFDMMDTTKRGKINLEELRMGLQKRGHQIPHSDLQILMEVADVDGDGWLSYGEFVAMSIHLRKMANDEHLHKAFSFFDQNQSSYIEIDELRDALSDEDHAGSEQVIKAIMNDVDTNKDGRISYAEFAAMMKAGTDWRKASRQYSRERFKSLSLKLMWDGSLHLNSKKVGLVEPGGQN; encoded by the exons ATGAAGCATTTGCCAGAGCATCCCAACATTGTGAGCTTGAAGGATACTTTTGAGGATAACAATGCAGTTCACATAGTGATGGAATTGTGCGAAGGTGGAGAGTTGTTGGACCAGATTGTGGCTAGGGCGCATTACACAGAGAGGGCGTCTGCTTTGATTATGCAAACAATTGTGGAGGTTGTGCAG ACTTGTCATAGGCACAGCGTGATGCATCGCGATCTGAAACCCGAGAATTTTCTTTTCGCAAACAAGAAGGAAATGGCACCCCTGAAGGCAATTGACTTTGGGctgtcaatttttttcaaacccG GTGATCACTTTACTGAGATAGTGGGAAGTCCATATTACATGGCTCCTGAGGTTCTAAAACGCGATTATGGGCCACAAATTGATGTCTGGAGTGCTGGAGTTATCCTTTACATTCTACTTTGTGGTTCTCCGCCTTTCTGGGCAG ACACCGAACAAGGACTGGCACAAGCAATTATTTGCTCTGTAATTGATTTTCAGAGAGACCCTTGGCCTAAAGTTTCTGATAATGCAAAGGATCTGGTAAAGAGAATGCTCGATCCAGACCCAAAGACAAGGCTTACAGCTCAGGAGGTGCTCG AACATCCTTGGTTACAAAATGCGAAGAAGGCTCCAAATGTGCCACTTGGTGAGACTGTGGAAGCAAGGCTTAAACAGTTCTCTGTAATGAACAAGCTGAAGAAAAGAGCACTTGGG GTGATTGCAGAGCATTTGTCGACGGAGGAAGTGGCTGGTATAAAGGAAGCGTTTGATATGATGGACACTACCAAGAGAGGCAAGATAAACCTCGAGGAGCTTAGGATGGGGCTGCAAAAGCGCGGTCACCAGATCCCTCACTCGGATCTTCAAATCCTAATGGAAGTA GCTGATGTCGATGGAGACGGATGGCTGAGCTATGGAGAGTTTGTCGCCATGTCCATTCATCTAAGGAAAATGGCCAACGACGAGCACTTGCATAAAGCCTTCTCATTCTTCGATCAAAACCAGAGCAGTTACATAGAGATTGATGAGCTTCGGGACGCCTTGAGCGATGAAGATCATGCTGGCAGTGAGCAAGTCATCAAAGCCATTATGAACGATGTCGATACCAATAAG GATGGGCGCATAAGCTATGCGGAATTTGCTGCAATGATGAAGGCTGGAACAGATTGGAGGAAAGCATCCAGGCAATATTCGCGGGAAAGATTCAAAAGCCTCAGCTTGAAGCTGATGTGGGATGGTTCATTACACTTGAATAGCAAAAAGGTTGGGTTAGTTGAACCAGGGGGCCAAAACTAG
- the LOC127798103 gene encoding calcium-dependent protein kinase 7-like isoform X2 yields the protein MGNCCVTASDSLSDKKKVKKKNKPNPFAINFGTTNASEIVNKLSVLRDPTGHDISQRYSLGRELGRGVFGITYLATDLETGERFACKSISKEKLRTAVDIEDVRREVQIMKHLPEHPNIVSLKDTFEDNNAVHIVMELCEGGELLDQIVARAHYTERASALIMQTIVEVVQTCHRHSVMHRDLKPENFLFANKKEMAPLKAIDFGLSIFFKPGDHFTEIVGSPYYMAPEVLKRDYGPQIDVWSAGVILYILLCGSPPFWADTEQGLAQAIICSVIDFQRDPWPKVSDNAKDLVKRMLDPDPKTRLTAQEVLEHPWLQNAKKAPNVPLGETVEARLKQFSVMNKLKKRALGVIAEHLSTEEVAGIKEAFDMMDTTKRGKINLEELRMGLQKRGHQIPHSDLQILMEVADVDGDGWLSYGEFVAMSIHLRKMANDEHLHKAFSFFDQNQSSYIEIDELRDALSDEDHAGSEQVIKAIMNDVDTNKE from the exons ATGGGAAATTGCTGTGTCACCGCGTCTGATTCTTTGTCTGATAAGAAAAaggtaaagaagaagaacaagccGAACCCGTTTGCAATTAATTTTGGTACAACCAATGCATCTGAAATTGTAAACAAGCTCTCTGTATTGAGGGATCCGACAGGTCATGACATTTCACAGCGATACAGCCTGGGTCGCGAGCTCGGGAGAGGTGTGTTTGGGATCACATACTTGGCCACCGATTTAGAAACAGGCGAAAGATTTGCTTGCAAATCCATATCCAAGGAGAAGCTGAGGACTGCAGTAGATATCGAGGACGTGAGAAGGGAGGTTCAGATCATGAAGCATTTGCCAGAGCATCCCAACATTGTGAGCTTGAAGGATACTTTTGAGGATAACAATGCAGTTCACATAGTGATGGAATTGTGCGAAGGTGGAGAGTTGTTGGACCAGATTGTGGCTAGGGCGCATTACACAGAGAGGGCGTCTGCTTTGATTATGCAAACAATTGTGGAGGTTGTGCAG ACTTGTCATAGGCACAGCGTGATGCATCGCGATCTGAAACCCGAGAATTTTCTTTTCGCAAACAAGAAGGAAATGGCACCCCTGAAGGCAATTGACTTTGGGctgtcaatttttttcaaacccG GTGATCACTTTACTGAGATAGTGGGAAGTCCATATTACATGGCTCCTGAGGTTCTAAAACGCGATTATGGGCCACAAATTGATGTCTGGAGTGCTGGAGTTATCCTTTACATTCTACTTTGTGGTTCTCCGCCTTTCTGGGCAG ACACCGAACAAGGACTGGCACAAGCAATTATTTGCTCTGTAATTGATTTTCAGAGAGACCCTTGGCCTAAAGTTTCTGATAATGCAAAGGATCTGGTAAAGAGAATGCTCGATCCAGACCCAAAGACAAGGCTTACAGCTCAGGAGGTGCTCG AACATCCTTGGTTACAAAATGCGAAGAAGGCTCCAAATGTGCCACTTGGTGAGACTGTGGAAGCAAGGCTTAAACAGTTCTCTGTAATGAACAAGCTGAAGAAAAGAGCACTTGGG GTGATTGCAGAGCATTTGTCGACGGAGGAAGTGGCTGGTATAAAGGAAGCGTTTGATATGATGGACACTACCAAGAGAGGCAAGATAAACCTCGAGGAGCTTAGGATGGGGCTGCAAAAGCGCGGTCACCAGATCCCTCACTCGGATCTTCAAATCCTAATGGAAGTA GCTGATGTCGATGGAGACGGATGGCTGAGCTATGGAGAGTTTGTCGCCATGTCCATTCATCTAAGGAAAATGGCCAACGACGAGCACTTGCATAAAGCCTTCTCATTCTTCGATCAAAACCAGAGCAGTTACATAGAGATTGATGAGCTTCGGGACGCCTTGAGCGATGAAGATCATGCTGGCAGTGAGCAAGTCATCAAAGCCATTATGAACGATGTCGATACCAATAAG GAATGA
- the LOC127796895 gene encoding LOW QUALITY PROTEIN: uncharacterized protein LOC127796895 (The sequence of the model RefSeq protein was modified relative to this genomic sequence to represent the inferred CDS: inserted 1 base in 1 codon; substituted 2 bases at 2 genomic stop codons), translated as MVPEVTSQSYSISTNRRHKGRSTTPRNQXHXNFVINXSISLLGSGGWDNKHPSRSYFGYPV; from the exons ATGGTGCCAGAAGTcacga GTCAATCCTACTCCATTAGTACCAATAGAAGGCATAAGGGAAGAAGCACTACACCGAGAAATCAAtaacattaaaattttgttataa tatCCATTTCCTTATTAGGCTCAGGAGGTTGGGACAACAAACATCCATCTCGTTCGTATTTTGGATACCCCGTATAA
- the LOC127798108 gene encoding uncharacterized protein LOC127798108, translating to MLLLLHQRLLSLQPHPSSAPHASPLSKHRATPISTRRFGLMIGGGGNADDLRKRRGTDSHSRRAVERESEFEVDPDKARQALAKLDQQLQSLSQKQVNPPKRKASDLDQPPVQMREETPEFSVSFLAYSAFALLIFTIFYNLLFITVIKPSIDGS from the exons ATGCTGCTGCTTCTCCATCAGCGGCTTCTCTCTCTTCAGCCCCACCCATCTTCGGCTCCTCATGCGTCTCCTCTCAGCAAGCACAGAGCAACTCCAATCTCGACCCGTCGCTTTGGGCTGATGATCGGCGGCGGCGGCAACGCTGATGATCTCAGGAAGAGGCGGGGTACCGACTCCCATTCTCGCCGTGCGGTGGAGAGAGAGTCGGAGTTCGAGGTCGACCCGGATAAGGCCCGACAAGCCCTCGCAAAGCTCGACCAGCAGCTTCAATCCCTCTCGCAAAAGCAAGTCAATCCTCCAAAGAGAAAgg CTTCGGATCTCGATCAACCACCAGTTCAAATGAGAGAAGAAACACCAGAGTTCTCAGTATCATTTTTAGCATACTCAGCTTTTGCTCTCCTTATCTTTACCATCTTCTACAATCTGCTATTTATTACAGTTATAAAGCCATCCATTGATGGCTCATAA